A region of Bradyrhizobium sp. SZCCHNS1050 DNA encodes the following proteins:
- a CDS encoding quinone-dependent dihydroorotate dehydrogenase encodes MIRAFDQLSLPLLRWLDAEDAHRLAIQGLKLLPAIKPRPDDAKLAVRAFGLNFPNPVGMAAGFDKNAEVPDALLRLGFGFVEIGSVTPRPQSGNPRPRLFRLERDEAVINRMGFNNDGAEIVLRRLAGRAHQGGIVGVNVGANKDSVDRVADYVRLIETFAPVASYFTVNISSPNTPGLRNLQQASQLDELLSKVLEARDRVRRKAGDTPVLLKIAPDLSLAELDDVVHVARSRGVDGMIVSNTTLARPSSLREQLRAKEQGGLSGRPLFRLSTRMVAETFVRVEGAFPLIGVGGIDTGGAALTKIRAGASLIQLYSSLVYKGLGLVESIKADLTSTLLRTGRDSLSEIVGADAATITAEDWPV; translated from the coding sequence GTGATTCGCGCCTTCGACCAGCTTTCGCTGCCGCTGCTCCGCTGGCTCGACGCCGAGGACGCGCACCGGCTCGCCATCCAGGGCCTGAAGCTGCTGCCGGCGATCAAGCCGCGACCGGATGATGCCAAGCTCGCGGTGCGCGCCTTCGGCCTGAACTTCCCGAATCCGGTCGGCATGGCCGCCGGCTTCGACAAGAACGCCGAGGTGCCGGACGCGCTGCTGCGGCTCGGCTTCGGCTTCGTCGAGATCGGTTCGGTGACTCCGCGGCCGCAGAGCGGCAATCCGCGCCCGCGGCTGTTCCGGCTGGAGCGCGACGAGGCGGTCATCAACCGCATGGGTTTCAACAATGACGGCGCCGAGATCGTGCTGCGGCGCCTGGCCGGGCGCGCCCACCAGGGCGGCATCGTCGGCGTCAATGTCGGGGCCAACAAGGATTCGGTCGACCGTGTCGCCGACTACGTCCGGCTGATCGAGACCTTCGCGCCGGTGGCGAGCTATTTCACCGTCAACATCTCCTCGCCCAACACGCCGGGCCTGCGCAACCTGCAGCAGGCGTCTCAGCTCGACGAGCTGCTGTCCAAGGTGCTCGAGGCGCGCGACCGCGTGCGGCGGAAAGCCGGCGATACGCCGGTCCTGCTCAAGATCGCACCCGATCTCAGCCTCGCCGAGCTCGACGACGTCGTCCATGTCGCCCGCTCGCGCGGCGTCGACGGCATGATCGTGTCGAACACGACGCTCGCCCGGCCCAGCTCGCTGCGCGAGCAGTTGCGCGCCAAGGAGCAGGGCGGCCTGTCCGGGCGGCCGCTGTTCCGGCTGTCGACCCGCATGGTGGCCGAGACCTTCGTGCGCGTCGAAGGTGCGTTCCCGCTGATCGGCGTCGGCGGCATCGACACCGGCGGCGCCGCGCTCACCAAGATCCGCGCTGGCGCCAGCCTGATCCAGCTGTATTCCTCGCTGGTCTACAAGGGCCTCGGCCTGGTCGAGAGCATCAAGGCCGACCTGACCTCGACCCTGCTGCGGACGGGACGCGATTCGCTGTCGGAGATCGTCGGTGCGGACGCCGCGACGATCACCGCCGAGGATTGGCCGGTTTAG
- a CDS encoding DUF952 domain-containing protein, with product MPKIYKICSASAWREAERLGVYRGSADDLRDGFIHFSTASQVPETARKHFSGQSALFLVEVEADALGHALRWERSRNDELFPHLYGELDLGAVTGVHQMHSRADGGHDIPDLKP from the coding sequence GTGCCCAAAATCTACAAAATCTGCTCAGCTTCGGCCTGGCGCGAGGCAGAGCGGCTGGGCGTCTACCGCGGCAGCGCGGACGATCTGCGCGACGGGTTCATCCATTTTTCGACCGCCTCCCAGGTGCCGGAGACGGCGCGGAAGCACTTTTCGGGGCAGAGCGCGCTGTTCCTGGTCGAGGTCGAGGCGGACGCGCTCGGCCATGCGCTGCGTTGGGAGCGTTCGCGCAATGACGAGCTGTTCCCGCATCTGTATGGCGAGCTCGATCTCGGCGCCGTGACCGGCGTGCACCAGATGCACAGCCGTGCCGATGGCGGCCACGACATTCCGGACCTGAAGCCGTGA
- a CDS encoding carbonic anhydrase family protein, which yields MDRRHVLKALAGLALCPVCATPGFAAEGAPHWSYEGATGPAKWGDLDAANKVCSVGTQQSPIDIEHSTRAQLPDFRLSWARTADTIVNNGHTIQLNFADGSSTMKLEGTTYKLLQVHFHRPSEHQIGGKNYPMEAHFVHRAASGGLAVVGVLMTTGRPNPAFAQIVATMPDKEGPAVKADPRINPNMMLPARRSYYRYAGSLTTPPCSEVVEWLLLSEPVSVAEADVAKFAKLYPMNARPVQKLDRRFVLQGA from the coding sequence ATGGACCGCCGCCACGTCTTGAAGGCCCTTGCGGGGCTCGCCCTGTGCCCCGTCTGCGCTACCCCGGGCTTTGCCGCCGAAGGCGCCCCGCATTGGAGCTATGAGGGCGCGACCGGGCCGGCCAAATGGGGCGATCTCGATGCGGCCAACAAGGTCTGCAGCGTCGGCACCCAGCAATCGCCCATCGACATCGAGCACTCGACCCGGGCCCAGCTTCCCGACTTCCGACTGAGCTGGGCCAGGACCGCCGACACCATCGTCAACAATGGTCACACCATCCAGCTCAACTTCGCCGACGGCAGCAGCACCATGAAGCTCGAGGGCACCACCTACAAGCTGCTGCAGGTGCATTTCCATCGTCCGAGCGAGCATCAGATCGGCGGCAAGAACTATCCGATGGAGGCGCATTTCGTGCACCGCGCCGCCTCCGGCGGCCTCGCCGTCGTCGGTGTTCTCATGACCACCGGGCGTCCGAACCCCGCCTTCGCTCAGATCGTCGCGACGATGCCGGACAAGGAGGGTCCCGCGGTCAAGGCCGATCCGCGTATCAACCCCAACATGATGCTGCCGGCGCGCCGCTCCTATTATCGCTATGCCGGCTCGCTGACGACGCCGCCCTGCTCAGAGGTGGTCGAATGGCTGCTGCTGAGCGAGCCGGTCTCGGTCGCGGAAGCGGACGTGGCGAAATTCGCCAAGCTGTATCCGATGAACGCCCGCCCGGTGCAGAAGCTCGACCGCCGCTTCGTGCTGCAGGGGGCGTAG
- a CDS encoding lysine--tRNA ligase, producing the protein MSTIDLVPTSPSDLRALAENSNAWPFEQAKAIVNRLKKNPKDEVLFETGYGPSGLPHIGTFGEVARTTMVRHAFRVLTEDKIKTRLIAFSDDMDGLRKVPDNVPNKEMLATHLGKPLSRIPDPFSNEYPSFAAHNNARLRAFLDRFGFDYEFASSTEYYTSGKFDAALLRMLERLEKVMAIMLPSLREERAASYSPFLPICPRTGLVLYVPIVEHDAKAGTISYDDPETRERMTVPVTGGHCKLQWKPDWAMRWHALGVDYEMAGKDLIDSVKLSGKICAALGGTPPEGFNYELFLDEKGQKISKSKGNGLTIDEWLRYASPESLSLFMYREPKAAKRLYFDVIPRNVDDYQQFLEGFPKQDAKQQLGNPVWHIHSGKPPKADMPVTFQLLLTLVSSSNAENAETLWGFIGRYRPGVTPQTHPKLDAMVGYAINYYRDFVAPTKTFREPTEGERVALQDLRDALSNLPADATAEDIQNVVYEIGRREPFLDHAKKGKDGRPGVSLDWFNMLYQVLLGQEKGPRFGSFVAVYGVNNAVAMIDGALARSA; encoded by the coding sequence ATGTCCACGATCGATCTCGTCCCAACCAGCCCGAGCGACCTGCGCGCGCTTGCCGAAAACTCCAACGCCTGGCCGTTCGAGCAGGCGAAGGCGATCGTCAACCGGCTGAAGAAGAATCCGAAGGACGAGGTGCTGTTCGAGACCGGCTACGGTCCGTCCGGCCTGCCGCATATCGGCACCTTCGGCGAGGTCGCGCGCACCACCATGGTGCGCCACGCCTTCCGCGTGCTGACCGAGGACAAGATCAAGACCCGCCTGATCGCCTTCTCCGACGACATGGACGGCCTGCGCAAGGTGCCGGACAATGTGCCGAACAAGGAGATGCTGGCCACCCACCTCGGCAAGCCGCTGTCGCGAATCCCCGACCCGTTCTCCAACGAATATCCCTCGTTCGCCGCGCACAACAATGCGCGGCTGCGCGCCTTCCTCGACCGGTTCGGCTTCGACTACGAGTTTGCCTCGTCGACCGAGTACTACACCTCCGGCAAGTTCGACGCGGCGCTGCTGCGGATGCTGGAGCGGCTGGAGAAGGTGATGGCGATCATGCTGCCGTCCTTGCGCGAGGAGCGCGCGGCGAGCTACTCGCCGTTCCTGCCGATCTGCCCGCGCACCGGCCTCGTGCTGTACGTGCCGATCGTCGAGCACGACGCCAAGGCCGGCACCATCTCCTATGACGATCCCGAAACCAGGGAGCGCATGACCGTTCCGGTCACCGGCGGCCATTGCAAGCTGCAATGGAAGCCGGACTGGGCGATGCGCTGGCATGCGCTGGGCGTCGACTATGAAATGGCCGGCAAGGACCTGATCGACTCGGTGAAGCTGTCGGGCAAGATCTGCGCGGCGCTCGGTGGCACGCCGCCGGAGGGCTTCAACTACGAGCTGTTCCTGGACGAGAAGGGCCAGAAGATCTCGAAGTCGAAGGGCAACGGCCTGACCATCGACGAATGGCTGCGCTACGCCTCGCCGGAATCGCTGTCGCTGTTCATGTATCGCGAGCCCAAGGCGGCGAAGCGGCTGTATTTCGACGTCATCCCCCGCAACGTCGACGATTACCAGCAGTTCTTGGAAGGCTTTCCGAAGCAGGACGCCAAGCAGCAGCTCGGCAACCCGGTCTGGCACATCCATTCCGGCAAGCCGCCGAAGGCCGACATGCCCGTCACCTTCCAGCTGCTGCTGACCCTGGTGTCGTCGTCGAACGCGGAGAATGCCGAGACGCTGTGGGGGTTCATCGGCCGCTACCGGCCCGGCGTGACGCCGCAGACCCATCCCAAGCTCGACGCGATGGTCGGCTACGCCATCAACTACTATCGCGACTTCGTGGCGCCGACCAAGACCTTCCGCGAGCCGACCGAGGGTGAGCGCGTGGCGCTGCAGGACCTGCGCGATGCGCTGTCGAACCTGCCGGCTGACGCGACGGCCGAGGACATTCAGAACGTGGTCTACGAGATCGGCCGCCGCGAGCCGTTCCTCGACCACGCCAAGAAGGGCAAGGACGGCCGCCCCGGTGTCTCGCTCGACTGGTTCAACATGCTCTACCAGGTGCTGCTCGGCCAGGAGAAGGGCCCGCGCTTTGGGTCCTTCGTCGCGGTCTACGGCGTCAACAATGCGGTGGCGATGATCGACGGGGCATTGGCACGCAGCGCGTGA
- a CDS encoding transporter substrate-binding domain-containing protein — MPTVLSKPVKSAPAAGAAIAGALLCFGLAAAGSEARAQAPVRPAVEAAPQAVPGFWDPRRRPERPDLSRLTVIRFLTETDYPPFNFTGPDGNPAGFNVDLARAICDEIRVTCTVQMRRFETLLDALSSNRGDAIIASIAVTPQMRARADFSDPYYRAPARFVSRRDAVMTEIRPEFLEGKKIGAVAGTAHEAYLKAMFTDAEIKSYPNDEALRQALRRAEVDLIFGDGISLAFWVNGTDSGDCCAFSGGPFVESRYFGEGVGIAVRKGNDLLRQALNWALFRVWEKGRYTDLWLRYFSISPF; from the coding sequence ATGCCGACCGTCTTGTCAAAGCCCGTGAAATCCGCGCCTGCGGCCGGCGCCGCCATTGCCGGCGCGCTGCTGTGCTTCGGCCTGGCCGCAGCCGGCTCGGAGGCGCGCGCCCAGGCGCCGGTGCGGCCGGCGGTCGAAGCGGCGCCGCAGGCCGTCCCTGGGTTCTGGGACCCGCGACGCCGACCGGAGCGGCCCGATCTGTCGCGCCTCACGGTGATTCGGTTCCTGACCGAGACCGACTATCCTCCGTTCAACTTCACCGGTCCGGACGGCAATCCGGCCGGCTTCAACGTCGATCTTGCCAGGGCGATCTGCGACGAGATCAGGGTGACCTGCACCGTCCAGATGCGCCGGTTCGAAACCCTGCTCGACGCGCTGTCCTCCAACCGGGGCGATGCGATCATCGCCTCGATCGCGGTGACGCCGCAGATGCGGGCGCGGGCCGATTTCTCCGATCCGTATTACCGGGCGCCCGCGCGTTTCGTGTCCCGCCGCGACGCCGTCATGACCGAGATCCGCCCCGAATTTCTCGAGGGCAAGAAGATCGGCGCCGTCGCCGGCACCGCGCACGAGGCTTACCTCAAGGCGATGTTCACCGACGCCGAGATCAAGAGCTATCCGAACGACGAGGCGCTGCGGCAGGCGCTGCGCCGGGCCGAGGTCGACCTGATCTTCGGCGACGGCATTTCGCTGGCGTTCTGGGTCAATGGCACCGATTCCGGCGATTGCTGCGCCTTTTCCGGTGGACCTTTCGTCGAAAGCCGCTATTTCGGCGAGGGCGTCGGCATCGCCGTGCGCAAGGGCAACGACCTCTTGCGCCAGGCGCTGAACTGGGCGCTGTTCCGGGTCTGGGAAAAAGGCCGCTACACCGACCTGTGGCTGCGCTACTTCTCGATCAGCCCGTTCTAG
- a CDS encoding SCO family protein → MPSNVTRPLVIVGAFAASLVVGLSLMFLVMGGGRNIAAPAAIGGPFQLTDQSGAVVTEKSLEGRPTLIFFGFTHCPDVCPTSLFEISEVLRAMGKDADSVNAYFVSVDPERDNPAAMKDYLSSFDPHLKGLTGDPEVLAKVLTEYRVYAKKVPLKDGDYTMDHTALVYLMDRNGRFVAPFNLKRTPEEAAADLKKYL, encoded by the coding sequence ATGCCGTCCAATGTCACCCGTCCGCTGGTGATCGTCGGAGCCTTCGCCGCCAGCCTGGTGGTCGGGTTGTCGCTGATGTTCCTTGTCATGGGCGGCGGCCGCAACATCGCGGCGCCGGCCGCGATCGGCGGCCCGTTTCAGTTGACCGACCAGAGCGGTGCCGTCGTCACCGAGAAGAGCCTGGAAGGGCGGCCGACGCTGATCTTCTTCGGCTTTACCCATTGCCCGGACGTCTGTCCGACCTCGCTGTTCGAGATCTCCGAGGTGCTGCGCGCGATGGGCAAGGACGCCGATAGCGTCAACGCCTATTTCGTCTCGGTCGACCCCGAGCGCGACAATCCGGCCGCGATGAAGGACTACCTCTCCAGCTTCGACCCGCATCTGAAGGGCCTGACCGGCGATCCCGAGGTGCTGGCGAAGGTTCTCACCGAGTACCGGGTCTATGCCAAGAAGGTCCCGCTGAAGGACGGCGATTACACCATGGACCACACCGCTTTGGTGTATCTGATGGACCGCAACGGCCGGTTCGTCGCACCGTTCAACCTGAAGCGGACGCCCGAGGAAGCCGCGGCGGATCTCAAGAAATACCTCTGA
- a CDS encoding nuclear transport factor 2 family protein, giving the protein MTNPTEIAESYIALWNERDAAQRGALLARHWTADALYVDPLMRGEGRDAVDGLVAGVQQRFPDFRFRLIGSADGHGRHLRFSWELGPENAEAPILGTDFVELADGRIQRVTGFLDKVPQGA; this is encoded by the coding sequence ATGACCAACCCGACCGAGATCGCCGAGAGCTACATCGCGCTGTGGAACGAACGCGATGCCGCGCAGCGCGGCGCATTGCTCGCACGTCACTGGACCGCGGATGCGCTCTATGTCGACCCGCTGATGCGCGGCGAAGGACGCGATGCCGTGGACGGCCTGGTCGCGGGCGTGCAGCAGCGCTTTCCCGACTTCCGCTTTCGCCTGATCGGCTCCGCGGACGGCCACGGTCGTCATCTCCGCTTTTCCTGGGAGCTCGGCCCCGAGAATGCGGAAGCCCCGATCCTGGGCACGGATTTCGTCGAGCTGGCCGACGGCCGCATCCAGCGCGTCACCGGGTTTCTCGACAAGGTCCCGCAGGGCGCCTGA
- a CDS encoding AMP-dependent synthetase/ligase: protein MQHSNPIDDHAMAADTLAGITTLPELWRWRVERSPDKQAYRHFDAGSGRWASFCWREIDLVVERWRRALAAEGFAQGERVAILMPNGIAHLAIDQAALSLGLVPVPMHAVDNADSIAYILADSGARLLLVDSDTRWDEIAAVGEALPDLGRIVCADRQTTPPTGDPRLVDLEAWLKAAGDATPPGTRIAIAPHDLAAIVYTSGTTGRPKGVMLSHDNVVSNLKAIHQRLAADTDDVFLSFLPLSHTFERTAGYYYPIAIGACVAYARSVKQLSEDLVEVRPTILISVPRIYERIYSVIMHHRAIANPLERVLLDLTIAIGGRRFDAQHGRGTRLSAFDRIAWPLLQRLVAAKVLARFGGRLHVAVSGGAPIAEPVVRLFLALGLEVLQGYGMTETSPVVSVNTPDDNDPRTVGRALPGIEVRIGDNDELMVRGPNVMLGYWHRPEETARTREADGWLHTGDQARIDSGRITITGRIKDILVTSTGEKIAPADLETAILTDPLFEQAIVIGENRPFLTAIVVLNAKGWAEQQARLAAHGQRGTEAEAASLLRHIARAAKAYPSYATPKAVHWTLEPWTVQEGLITPTLKNKRPAIERSFAKEIEAIYAKRPSASRPSAIVRS from the coding sequence GTGCAGCACTCAAATCCCATCGATGATCACGCCATGGCGGCCGACACGCTGGCCGGTATCACCACCTTGCCCGAACTCTGGCGCTGGCGCGTCGAACGGAGCCCGGACAAGCAGGCCTACCGACATTTCGACGCAGGAAGCGGCCGATGGGCGAGCTTCTGCTGGCGCGAGATCGATCTCGTCGTCGAGCGATGGCGGCGAGCGCTCGCGGCCGAGGGCTTCGCCCAGGGGGAGCGTGTCGCCATCCTGATGCCGAACGGGATCGCGCATCTCGCCATTGACCAGGCCGCGCTCTCGCTCGGCCTGGTGCCGGTGCCGATGCATGCCGTCGATAATGCCGACAGCATCGCCTACATCCTCGCCGATTCCGGTGCCCGGCTGCTGCTGGTCGATTCGGACACACGCTGGGATGAGATCGCAGCGGTCGGCGAGGCCCTGCCCGACCTGGGGCGGATCGTCTGCGCCGACCGGCAAACGACCCCGCCGACCGGCGATCCGCGCCTCGTCGATCTGGAGGCGTGGTTGAAGGCGGCCGGCGATGCCACGCCTCCCGGCACCCGGATCGCCATCGCGCCGCACGACCTCGCCGCCATCGTCTACACCTCGGGCACGACGGGCCGACCCAAGGGTGTGATGCTGTCGCACGACAACGTCGTTTCCAACCTCAAGGCCATTCATCAGCGGCTGGCGGCCGATACCGACGACGTATTCCTGTCGTTCCTGCCGCTGTCACACACGTTCGAGCGCACCGCGGGCTACTACTACCCGATCGCCATCGGCGCCTGCGTCGCCTATGCGCGCTCGGTGAAGCAGCTGTCCGAAGATCTGGTGGAGGTCCGTCCGACCATCCTGATCTCCGTGCCGCGCATCTATGAGCGCATCTACTCGGTCATCATGCATCACCGCGCGATCGCAAACCCGCTGGAACGGGTGCTGCTCGACCTGACCATCGCGATCGGCGGCCGTCGCTTCGATGCGCAGCATGGGCGCGGGACGAGACTCTCGGCGTTCGACCGTATCGCGTGGCCGCTGCTGCAACGCCTGGTCGCCGCCAAGGTACTGGCTCGATTCGGCGGACGGCTGCACGTCGCCGTCAGCGGCGGCGCCCCGATCGCCGAGCCGGTGGTGCGGCTGTTCCTGGCGCTCGGGCTCGAGGTGCTGCAGGGCTACGGCATGACCGAGACATCGCCCGTCGTCAGCGTCAACACGCCTGACGACAACGACCCGCGCACCGTCGGCCGCGCCCTGCCGGGCATCGAGGTGCGCATCGGCGACAATGACGAGTTGATGGTGCGCGGCCCAAACGTGATGCTCGGCTATTGGCACCGGCCGGAGGAGACCGCGCGCACCAGGGAAGCCGACGGCTGGCTGCACACCGGCGACCAGGCCCGCATCGACAGCGGACGCATCACCATCACCGGTCGGATCAAGGACATCCTCGTCACCTCGACCGGCGAGAAGATTGCGCCCGCCGATCTGGAAACCGCGATCCTGACCGATCCGCTGTTCGAGCAGGCCATCGTGATCGGCGAGAACCGGCCGTTCCTGACCGCGATCGTCGTGCTCAACGCCAAGGGCTGGGCTGAGCAGCAGGCGAGGCTCGCGGCGCACGGCCAGCGCGGCACCGAGGCCGAAGCGGCCTCTCTGCTGCGCCACATTGCGCGAGCCGCGAAGGCCTATCCGTCCTACGCGACGCCGAAGGCGGTGCATTGGACCTTGGAGCCGTGGACCGTGCAGGAAGGCCTGATCACGCCGACGTTGAAGAACAAGCGTCCGGCGATCGAGCGGAGCTTTGCGAAGGAAATCGAGGCGATCTATGCAAAACGCCCGTCAGCTTCGCGGCCGTCGGCTATCGTACGAAGCTGA
- a CDS encoding SPW repeat protein: MQSHSPASQTAPSKALAVMSGPSALDLYTLGCGLFLAVAPWLFGFVGSVGRINAELAGAAVIVLSLGGLLAFADWEEWLKVALGVWLVAAPWLLGFVHTSAMHVSIAIGITVTFLSLLELWLAHDPDFAGDRPVSVSRP; the protein is encoded by the coding sequence ATGCAAAGCCACAGCCCCGCGTCTCAGACCGCCCCCTCGAAAGCCCTCGCCGTGATGTCGGGTCCGTCGGCGCTCGACCTTTACACCCTCGGCTGCGGTCTGTTCCTGGCCGTCGCGCCCTGGCTGTTCGGCTTCGTCGGCAGCGTCGGCCGCATCAACGCTGAGTTGGCGGGGGCTGCCGTCATCGTGCTCTCGCTCGGCGGCCTTCTTGCGTTTGCCGATTGGGAGGAGTGGCTGAAGGTCGCGCTTGGAGTGTGGCTGGTTGCAGCCCCATGGCTGCTCGGATTCGTGCATACGTCGGCGATGCATGTCAGCATCGCCATCGGGATCACCGTGACCTTCCTGAGCCTGCTCGAACTGTGGCTTGCGCATGATCCCGATTTCGCCGGCGATAGGCCTGTATCGGTGAGCCGGCCGTAG
- a CDS encoding methylated-DNA--[protein]-cysteine S-methyltransferase → MGRGYTIFDTALGRCGIAWSDVGITGVQLPEAREIETRRRLFRQFPDAREQRPCSNTELAIEGIAAMLRGQDVDFSDVALDLDGVTPFNQRVYDCIRAIPRGETRTADAIADELHVPKALNSIAQALSRNALVLIVPCHRVRDIGNGLDKPSPNSGIVSKRRLLSLEGAKPHAGLTLFDAFLAIDRPRAL, encoded by the coding sequence ATGGGGCGTGGGTATACGATCTTTGATACGGCCCTCGGCCGTTGCGGCATTGCGTGGAGCGATGTCGGAATCACCGGCGTACAATTGCCGGAAGCACGGGAAATCGAGACGCGGCGGCGCCTGTTTCGTCAGTTTCCCGACGCACGGGAGCAGCGCCCGTGTTCGAATACTGAACTCGCCATCGAAGGCATCGCGGCCATGCTGCGCGGGCAGGACGTCGACTTCTCCGACGTTGCGCTCGACCTCGACGGCGTCACGCCGTTCAACCAGCGCGTCTATGATTGCATTCGCGCCATTCCGCGCGGCGAGACGCGCACCGCCGACGCGATCGCAGACGAACTGCACGTTCCCAAGGCGCTAAATTCGATCGCGCAGGCGCTGAGTAGGAATGCGCTCGTGCTGATCGTTCCCTGTCACCGCGTGCGTGACATCGGCAACGGACTCGACAAGCCGTCGCCCAACAGCGGCATCGTCTCCAAGCGTCGGCTGCTGTCGCTCGAAGGCGCAAAGCCTCATGCGGGCCTGACGTTGTTCGACGCGTTTCTCGCCATCGACAGGCCGCGCGCATTGTAA
- a CDS encoding AraC family transcriptional regulator: MTTTILFESRDVTVSEFRCAAVPGERPYVEQYAGYSLSYVRKGSFGCRHRGRFFELVTGSLLVGHPGDEFMCTHDHVCGDECLSFFFDDALIDEIGCDSQAWRAGAMPPLPELMVLGELAQAVAAREQDLGLDEVGQIIASRFVATATGRQERAATPSLRDRRRAVESALWIDDNAERDIDLAAAAHEAGVSPFHFLRLFAATIGVTPHQYLIRSRLRRAARRLSEEDTPVTTIAYDSGFADLSNFTRTFARAAGVSPAKFRKVSRGERKILQDHLSRH; the protein is encoded by the coding sequence ATGACCACCACCATCCTGTTCGAAAGCCGCGACGTCACCGTGTCCGAGTTCCGCTGTGCAGCGGTCCCTGGCGAGCGTCCCTATGTCGAGCAGTATGCCGGCTACTCGCTGTCCTATGTGCGCAAGGGCAGCTTCGGCTGCCGGCACCGCGGCCGCTTCTTCGAGCTGGTCACCGGCTCGCTGCTGGTGGGCCATCCCGGCGATGAGTTCATGTGCACGCACGATCACGTCTGCGGCGACGAATGCCTGTCATTCTTCTTCGATGATGCGCTCATCGACGAGATCGGCTGCGACAGCCAGGCCTGGCGGGCTGGCGCGATGCCGCCGCTGCCGGAGCTCATGGTCCTCGGTGAGCTCGCGCAGGCCGTCGCCGCGCGCGAGCAGGACCTCGGTCTGGACGAGGTTGGACAGATCATCGCCAGCCGCTTCGTCGCGACCGCCACGGGCCGGCAGGAACGGGCGGCGACGCCGAGCCTGCGCGATCGCCGGCGCGCGGTGGAGAGCGCATTGTGGATAGACGACAATGCGGAGCGCGACATCGACCTGGCGGCTGCGGCGCACGAAGCCGGCGTCAGCCCGTTCCATTTCCTGCGGCTGTTCGCGGCGACGATCGGCGTGACGCCGCATCAATATCTGATCCGCTCCCGCTTGCGGCGCGCCGCGCGGCGTCTCAGCGAGGAGGACACGCCGGTCACCACCATCGCCTATGATTCGGGCTTTGCCGATCTGTCGAATTTCACCCGCACCTTCGCGCGCGCTGCCGGCGTGTCGCCGGCGAAGTTTCGCAAGGTCTCCCGCGGCGAGCGCAAGATTCTCCAAGACCATCTGAGCCGCCATTGA
- a CDS encoding VOC family protein: MYDHIGLKVGNLDASVRFYTSALAPLGHILCSKDEASAGIGPKGEPALWLYVDKGASKGAAHIAFRAQDHAAVARFHSEGLKAGGSDNGGAGPRADYSPTYYAAFLIDPDGNNIEAVCP; encoded by the coding sequence ATGTACGATCATATCGGCCTCAAGGTCGGCAATCTGGACGCCAGCGTCCGCTTCTACACATCGGCGCTGGCGCCGCTCGGCCACATCCTCTGCTCCAAGGACGAGGCGTCGGCGGGCATCGGCCCGAAGGGGGAGCCGGCGCTGTGGCTGTATGTCGACAAGGGCGCCAGCAAGGGCGCCGCCCATATCGCGTTCCGCGCCCAGGACCACGCGGCCGTCGCCAGATTCCACAGCGAGGGGCTGAAGGCCGGCGGCAGCGACAATGGCGGCGCCGGGCCGCGCGCGGACTACAGTCCGACCTACTACGCCGCCTTCCTGATCGATCCCGACGGCAACAACATCGAAGCCGTGTGTCCGTGA
- a CDS encoding SRPBCC family protein: MASIQKDIPIAAPAGAVWDAVRDFGAVHTRVAPGFVTGTTLDGDVRIVSFANGSVVREQLVDCNDQRRRLVYAIKNERISQHSASFQIIPEGEERCRVIWTTDVLPHEIAPYIDQQMELGARAMQDTLGRLRG; the protein is encoded by the coding sequence ATGGCATCCATCCAGAAGGACATTCCGATCGCAGCCCCGGCGGGTGCAGTGTGGGACGCAGTGCGGGATTTCGGCGCTGTTCATACCAGGGTGGCGCCCGGCTTCGTCACCGGCACCACGCTCGACGGCGACGTCCGCATTGTCAGCTTCGCCAACGGCAGCGTGGTGCGCGAGCAGCTGGTCGACTGCAACGATCAACGCCGGCGCCTCGTCTATGCCATCAAGAACGAACGCATCAGCCAGCACAGTGCGTCGTTTCAGATCATCCCGGAAGGAGAGGAGCGCTGCCGGGTGATCTGGACCACCGACGTGCTGCCGCACGAGATCGCGCCCTATATCGATCAGCAGATGGAGCTCGGCGCGCGCGCGATGCAGGACACGTTGGGCAGGCTGCGCGGATAG